One window from the genome of Gemmatimonadota bacterium encodes:
- a CDS encoding DPP IV N-terminal domain-containing protein, protein MRRTLVTVAILLAAPLAAQQRPADPALLTVERIFASREFRAAGFGQIRWLDDSTYTTVEAAAGGKGAELVRYDAASGNKRVLVTAAQLTPKGASEPLELEDYAWSADHAKLMIFTNSARVWRENTRGDFWVLDVASHRLAKLGGTAAKPSTLQFAKFSPDGTRAAYVREHNLFVESLADGRVTPLTRDGSVTTINGTFDWVYEEELYMRDGFRWSPDGTHIAYWQLDAKGVRDFLLINNTDSLYSFVTPVQYPKAGTTNSAARVGVVSANGGATTWLKIPGDPRNNYLARMDWAANSSEVAVQQLNRRQTQNTLWFANATSGAARSVLVEKDSAWLDISDDHVGYGPGPSLHWFDGGKSFFWLSERDGWRHAYVVDRDGSTRLVTKGAYDVMRVVSIDSKGGWLYYEGSPENATQLSLWRSKLDGTGTPERLTPAAARGVHSYDLAPGGAWAVHSLSSWGVPPSTDVVRLPSHTVVRTLVTNDALKAKLATLKTGPQEFFQVEVGGGVKLDGWMMKPADFDPAKKYPVLFYVYGEPAAQTVTDAWSGSRWLWHLMLTQQGYIVASVDSRGTPAPKGRDWRKAVLNQIGALRVKEQSAAALAIGRRPYVDSTRIGVWGWSGGGSSTLLLMFRAPNVYRMGMSVAPVADVRNYDTIYQERYVGLPTTDSLAYHDASAINYVNGLKGDLLVVHGSGDDNVHFQGTEQLINALVAANKPFTMMEYPNRTHGIYEGRGTTVHLYTLLTRYLKEHLPAGPSVTP, encoded by the coding sequence ATGCGCCGCACGCTTGTTACCGTTGCCATCCTGCTCGCTGCACCGCTCGCGGCGCAGCAGCGGCCCGCCGATCCTGCGTTGCTTACCGTGGAGCGCATCTTCGCGTCCCGTGAGTTTCGCGCGGCTGGCTTTGGCCAAATCCGCTGGCTCGACGACAGCACCTATACCACGGTCGAAGCCGCAGCCGGAGGCAAAGGCGCAGAGTTGGTGCGCTACGACGCCGCCTCAGGCAACAAGCGTGTGCTGGTGACCGCGGCACAGCTCACGCCAAAGGGCGCGAGCGAACCGCTCGAGCTAGAGGATTACGCCTGGTCGGCCGATCACGCCAAGCTCATGATCTTCACCAACTCCGCGCGCGTCTGGCGCGAGAACACGCGTGGCGATTTCTGGGTGCTCGACGTTGCCTCGCACCGCCTCGCCAAACTCGGCGGCACCGCCGCCAAGCCCTCCACGTTGCAGTTTGCCAAGTTCTCACCCGACGGTACGCGCGCCGCGTACGTGCGCGAGCACAATCTGTTTGTGGAATCGCTGGCCGATGGGCGCGTCACGCCGCTCACGCGCGACGGCTCGGTCACCACGATCAACGGCACGTTCGACTGGGTGTACGAAGAAGAACTCTACATGCGTGACGGCTTTCGTTGGAGTCCCGACGGTACGCACATCGCGTATTGGCAGCTCGACGCCAAAGGCGTGCGGGACTTCTTGCTGATCAATAACACCGATTCGCTCTATTCGTTCGTCACGCCCGTGCAGTATCCCAAGGCCGGCACTACGAACTCCGCGGCGCGCGTCGGTGTGGTGAGCGCCAATGGCGGCGCCACCACGTGGCTCAAGATTCCCGGCGATCCGCGCAACAACTACCTCGCGCGCATGGACTGGGCCGCCAACTCCAGCGAAGTCGCAGTGCAGCAACTCAATCGCCGACAAACGCAGAACACGCTCTGGTTTGCAAATGCCACATCCGGCGCCGCGCGTTCGGTGCTCGTGGAAAAAGACAGCGCCTGGCTCGACATCTCGGATGACCACGTCGGCTATGGCCCTGGTCCGTCGCTGCATTGGTTCGACGGCGGCAAGTCGTTCTTCTGGCTGAGCGAGCGCGATGGCTGGCGCCACGCATACGTCGTGGATCGCGATGGCAGCACGCGGCTCGTCACCAAGGGCGCGTACGATGTCATGCGCGTGGTCAGCATCGACAGCAAGGGCGGCTGGCTCTATTACGAAGGCTCGCCGGAGAATGCCACGCAGCTCTCACTCTGGCGCAGCAAACTCGACGGCACCGGCACGCCGGAGCGCCTCACCCCCGCCGCCGCGCGCGGCGTGCATAGCTACGACCTCGCGCCCGGTGGCGCGTGGGCCGTCCATTCCTTAAGCTCGTGGGGCGTGCCGCCGAGCACCGACGTCGTGCGGCTTCCCTCGCACACCGTCGTGCGCACGCTGGTGACGAACGACGCGCTCAAGGCCAAGCTTGCGACGCTCAAGACCGGACCGCAGGAATTCTTTCAGGTGGAGGTCGGCGGGGGCGTAAAGCTCGACGGCTGGATGATGAAGCCCGCCGATTTTGATCCCGCCAAAAAATATCCCGTGCTGTTCTACGTATACGGCGAGCCCGCCGCGCAGACGGTGACCGATGCGTGGAGCGGATCGCGTTGGCTCTGGCACCTGATGCTCACACAGCAGGGCTACATCGTCGCCAGCGTAGATAGCCGCGGCACACCAGCGCCCAAGGGACGCGACTGGCGGAAAGCCGTGCTCAATCAGATTGGCGCGCTCCGCGTGAAGGAACAGTCAGCGGCGGCACTCGCCATCGGCCGACGGCCGTATGTGGACTCTACGCGCATTGGCGTCTGGGGATGGAGCGGCGGCGGGTCATCCACGCTCCTCCTCATGTTCCGCGCACCAAATGTGTATCGCATGGGCATGTCGGTCGCGCCGGTGGCTGACGTGCGCAACTACGACACCATCTATCAGGAACGCTACGTCGGGCTTCCCACCACCGATTCGCTCGCCTACCACGACGCCTCGGCCATCAATTACGTGAACGGGCTCAAGGGCGACCTGCTCGTGGTACACGGTTCTGGCGACGACAACGTGCACTTTCAGGGCACCGAGCAGCTCATCAATGCGCTCGTGGCGGCCAATAAGCCGTTTACGATGATGGAGTATCCCAACCGTACGCACGGTATTTACGAGGGGCGCGGCACCACCGTGCACCTCTACACCTTGCTCACGCGCTATCTCAAAGAACACCTTCCCGCTGGTCCCTCGGTCACGCCGTAA